One region of Pagrus major chromosome 7, Pma_NU_1.0 genomic DNA includes:
- the LOC141000262 gene encoding tripartite motif-containing protein 16-like, producing MAQKGVQLDRETISCSICLDILKDPVTIPCGHSYCMNCINTHWDKEDEKKIYSCPQCRQTYMPRPILMKNTMLAVLVEELKKTGLQAAPADHCYAGPEDVACDFCTGRKLKALKSCVQCLVSYCEKHLQPHYDAASLSKHKLVEPSQHLQENICPHHEEVMKMFCRTDQQCICYICPLDEHEGHDTVSAAAERTERQRELEGSRRDIQQRIQDREEDVKVLQQELEAINRSADKTVEDSEKIFTELIRLMEKRRSDVKQQVRSQQKTEVSRVKELQEKLKQEMAELKSKDAELEQLSHTEDHNQFLHNYPSLSALSESADSFSFNDRPLRYFEDVTAAVTEVRDKLQDVLRETWTNISLAVTEVDVLLPQPEPETRAEFLKYWRELTLDPNTASTYLLLSEENRKATTMEEEQSYSSHPDRFTLQCQVLSRESLTGRCYWEVKWRGKVDIAVAYKNISRAGRRFQCKFGHNDKSWALRCSNTWYVFWHDYVNTSVSGLWSSTVGVYLDHRAGILSFYSVRETMTLLHRVQTTFTQPLYAGFYPLNTDDTAEFCKRE from the coding sequence ATGGCGCAGAAAGGAGTTCAGCTGGACCGGGAGACTATTTCTTGTTCGATCTGTCTGGATatactgaaggatccggtgactattccctgtggacacagctactgcatgaacTGTATTAATACCCACTGGGAtaaagaggatgagaagaaaatctacagctgccctcagtgtagGCAGACCTACATGCCGAGACCTATCCTgatgaaaaacaccatgttagcagttttggtggaggagctgaagaagactggacttcaagctgctcctgctgatcactgctatgctggacctgaagatgtAGCCTGTGATTTCTGCACTGGGAGAAAACTGAAAGCACTGAAGTCCTGTGTGCAATGTCTGGTctcttactgtgagaaacacctccagcctcattatGATGCAGCATCGTTATCCAAACATAAGCTGGTGGAACCGTCCCAACAcctccaggagaacatctgccCTCATCATgaggaggtgatgaagatgttctgccgtactgatcagcagtgtatctgctATATTTGCCCCCTGGATGAACATGAAGGCCACGACAcggtgtcagctgcagcagaaaggaccgagaggcagagagagctcgaGGGGAGTCGACGagacatccagcagagaatccaggacagagaggaagatgtgaaggtgcttcaacaggagctGGAGGCCATCAATCGCTCTGCTGATAAAACAGTGGaggacagtgagaagatcttcaccgagctgatccgtctcatggagaaaagacgctctgatgtgaagcagcaggtgagatcgcagcagaaaactgaagtgagtcgagtcaaagagcttcaggagaagctgaagCAGGAGATGGCTGAACTGAAGAGCAAAGACGCAGAGCTGGAGCAGCTGTCgcacacagaggatcacaaccagtttctacacaactacccctcgctgtcagcactcagtgaatCTGCAGACTCATTCAGCTTCAATGACCGTCCTCTGCggtactttgaggatgtgacagcgGCTGTGACGGAGGTCAGAGATAAACTACAGGACGTtctgagagagacatggacaaacatctcactggcagtgactgaagtggatgttttactgccacAACCGGAGCCCGAGACCAGAGCTGAATTCTTAAAATACTGGCGTGAACttacactggatccaaacacagcaagcACATATCTGTTGTTATCGGAGgagaacagaaaagcaacaacaatGGAAGAAGAGCAGTCCTATTctagtcacccagacagattcactcTACAAtgtcaggtcctgagtagagagagtctgacaggacgctgttactgggaggtgaagTGGCGAGGAAAAGTCGATATCGCGGTcgcatacaagaatatcagcCGAGCAGGGAGGAGGTTTCAATGTAAATTTGGTCACAACGATAAATCCTGGGCGTTAAGATGTTCCAATACCTGGTATGTCTTTTGGCACGACTACGTCAACACTTCTGTCTCAGGTCTTTGGTCCTCCACAGTGGGAGTGTATCTGGATCACAGggcaggtattctgtccttctacagcgtccGTGAAACCATGAccctcctccacagagtccagaccacattcactcagcctctctatgctggtTTTTATCCTCTGAACACAGACGACACTGCTGAGTTCTGTAAGCGGGAATAA